The DNA window CGCCATGATCCTCGCTGACGTAAAGCCCGCCAAAGCCCAGTTCGGCGATCTCGGACCACAGGTCTTTTGGAATCGTGCCCGCCGCCTCCCATTCGCGGGCGTGGGGGGCGATTCGGGTCTGGCCGAAATCGCGGGCCATGTCGAAGATGGCCTGTTGTTCCTCGGACAGTGCGAAATCCATCTGGCGGTCCCCCTGCGGCTGCGTTCACCCGAACGACTGTCTAATCGGCGAATCTTGCGACATTGTTACAAGCATCGTCTGCCGGATCACAGGTCACGGCGAAATTCCTCGATCAGGTCCATGACGACGGCGCGCATCGCCTGATCCTGCGTCGCGCCGGCGGCCAGCGCCCCCGATCTCAGCCTGCGCTGACGGTCGGCCGAGGTGCCGGCGGCCACCATGTCGCGCAATCCCGCGATGGCGTGCTGGCTGTCCAGCGCATCGGCGTCCTCGGCCACAAGCGCGATCCAGTCCTCGGTCAGCCGGTCGAAGGGCAGGATGCGGTGATCGCCGAAATCGATCATGCCTTCGGCGGTTCCATACCGGATCGCACGCCACCGATTCTCGCCCAACAGGAAATTGTCGTATTCGCGCCAGCGCGTGTTTCCCCGCGACAGCCGCCACAGCATGCGCATCGTCGCCTGGATCAGCGCGGCCAGCGTGATCGTGTCGCCAAGGCGCGGACAGGCGTCGCAGATGCGGGTTTCCAGCGTCGGAAACTTGGCGGACGGCCGCAGATCCCACCAGATCTTGCTGGCGTCCTCGATGATCTCCAACTCGGTCAGCGCCGCGACCGAGCGTTCGAATTCGCCCCAGCTTCGCATCCGGGGCGGCAGCCCGGTGCGCGGCAGATCGCCGAAAATCGTGCTGCGATAGGATGCAAGCCCGGTATCCTCGCCCTGCCAGAACGGGCTGGATGCCGACAGCGCCAGCAGATGCGGCAGGAAATAGGACAGCTGGTTCATCAGGTCGATGCGCATGGCCGGGTCGGGCAGCCCGACATGCACATGCATCCCGCAGATCAGCATCCGCCGCGCCACCGCCGCCATGTCGCGCGACAGGACGTTATAGCGTTCCTTGTCGGTGTGGTGCTGGTCGCGCCAGTCCGCGAACGGATGGCACGAGGCCGAAATCGGCGCCAGCCCGTATTCTGCGGCGATCCGGGCGATGGTGCCGCGCAGATGCAACAGCCGCTCGCGCGCCTCGGCGATGTCGCGGGCGACGGGCGTGCCCACCTCGATCTGGCAGCGCAAGAATTCCGGGCTGACCTGATCGCCCAGCTCGGCCTTGCAGGCCGCCATCATCGCATCCGGCGCCTCGGCCAGATCGCCGGTTTCGGGATCGACCAGAAGATATTCCTCCTCGATCCCAAGGGTAAAATCGGGTTCTGCGTTCATCCGGGCCCCTTTGCCGACAGG is part of the Paracoccus stylophorae genome and encodes:
- a CDS encoding carboxylate-amine ligase: MNAEPDFTLGIEEEYLLVDPETGDLAEAPDAMMAACKAELGDQVSPEFLRCQIEVGTPVARDIAEARERLLHLRGTIARIAAEYGLAPISASCHPFADWRDQHHTDKERYNVLSRDMAAVARRMLICGMHVHVGLPDPAMRIDLMNQLSYFLPHLLALSASSPFWQGEDTGLASYRSTIFGDLPRTGLPPRMRSWGEFERSVAALTELEIIEDASKIWWDLRPSAKFPTLETRICDACPRLGDTITLAALIQATMRMLWRLSRGNTRWREYDNFLLGENRWRAIRYGTAEGMIDFGDHRILPFDRLTEDWIALVAEDADALDSQHAIAGLRDMVAAGTSADRQRRLRSGALAAGATQDQAMRAVVMDLIEEFRRDL